Proteins encoded within one genomic window of Glycine soja cultivar W05 chromosome 1, ASM419377v2, whole genome shotgun sequence:
- the LOC114418175 gene encoding pentatricopeptide repeat-containing protein At1g32415, mitochondrial-like, translating to MNSWRKKGSRWMGTGKSKCFWGETRDRVEMLCLKQLNSHEQGFKFQSIFPRILKSSFHNVYRVNHSRPRKPPFPFPKRTECDESLLLHYLSNGWHDDARNLLQNSSGGDLHSRVVRWTSLLSNFSRHGFVTEARTLFDIMPHRNLVSYNAMLSAYLRSGMLDEASRFFDTMPERNVVSWTALLGGFSDAGRIEDAKKVFDEMPQRNVVSWNAMVVALVRNGDLEEARIVFEETPYKNVVSWNAMIAGYVERGRMDEARELFEKMEFRNVVTWTSMISGYCREGNLEGAYCLFRAMPEKNVVSWTAMIGGFAWNGFYEEALLLFLEMLRVSDAKPNGETFVSLVYACGGLGFSCIGKQLHAQLIVNSWGIDDYDGRLRRGLVRMYSGFGLMDSAHNVFEGNLKDCDDQCFNSMINGYVQAGQLESAQELFDMVPVRNKVASTCMIAGYLSAGQVLKAWNLFNDMPDRDSIAWTEMIYGYVQNELIAEAFCLFVEMMAHGVSPMSSTYAVLFGAMGSVAYLDQGRQLHGMQLKTVYVYDLILENSLIAMYAKCGEIDDAYRIFSNMTYRDKISWNTMIMGLSDHGMANKALKVYETMLEFGIYPDGLTFLGVLTACAHVGLVDKGWELFLAMVNAYAIQPGLEHYVSIINLLGRAGKVKEAEEFVLRLPVEPNHAI from the coding sequence ATGAATTCGTGGAGAAAGAAGGGATCTCGGTGGATGGGGACTGGCAAGTCGAAGTGCTTTTGGGGAGAGACACGAGACCGAGTGGAGATGCTTTGCCTCAAGCAGCTAAACAGCCATgagcaaggttttaaatttcagtcaatCTTCCCGCGGATTTTGAAGTCTTCATTTCACAATGTTTATCGCGTCAACCATTCCCGACCCCGAAAACCACCATTTCCGTTTCCGAAAAGAACCGAATGCGACGAGTCTCTGCTTCTACATTACCTATCCAATGGGTGGCACGACGACGCGCGAAACCTCCTCCAAAATTCCTCTGGAGGTGACCTCCACTCGCGCGTTGTTCGCTGGACCTCGCTACTCTCCAACTTCTCCCGCCACGGTTTCGTGACCGAAGCTCGCACACTCTTCGACATAATGCCCCACAGAAACCTCGTCTCTTACAACGCCATGTTGTCCGCGTACCTCCGCTCCGGCATGCTTGACGAGGCTTCCCGCTTCTTCGACACCATGCCGGAGAGGAACGTCGTGTCTTGGACTGCACTGCTCGGTGGGTTCTCCGATGCCGGGAGGATCGAAGATGCGAAAAAGgtgtttgatgaaatgcctCAGAGAAATGTTGTTTCGTGGAATGCGATGGTGGTGGCGTTGGTTAGGAATGGGGATTTAGAGGAAGCGAGGATTGTTTTTGAGGAGACTCCTTATAAGAATGTGGTTTCATGGAATGCTATGATCGCGGGGTATGTTGAGAGAGGGAGAATGGATGAGGCAAGAGAATTGTTTGAGAAGATGGAGTTTAGGAATGTGGTTACTTGGACTAGCATGATATCTGGTTATTGCCGTGAGGGAAATTTGGAGGGGGCTTATTGTTTGTTCCGGGCTATGCCGgagaaaaatgttgtttcttGGACTGCTATGATTGGTGGCTTTGCTTGGAATGGCTTTTATGAAGAGGCATTGTTGCTTTTTCTTGAGATGTTGAGAGTTTCTGATGCAAAGCCCAATGGTGAGACCTTTGTTTCTCTTGTTTATGCTTGTGGTGGTTTGGGTTTTTCTTGCATTGGCAAGCAGTTACATGCTCAGTTGATTGTTAACAGCTGGGGGATTGATGATTATGATGGTAGGTTGCGAAGAGGTCTTGTTAGGATGTACTCTGGGTTTGGTCTTATGGACTCTGCACACAATGTGTTTGAAGGTAATTTGAAAGATTGTGATGATCAGTGTTTTAATTCCATGATAAATGGTTATGTTCAGGCTGGTCAGCTGGAAAGCGCTCAAGAGTTGTTTGATATGGTACCTGTTCGGAACAAGGTTGCATCCACCTGCATGATTGCTGGCTATCTTAGTGCCGGCCAAGTACTAAAGGCTTGGAATTTGTTTAATGACATGCCTGATAGGGATTCCATTGCGTGGACTGAGATGATTTATGGGTATGTGCAGAATGAGCTCATTGCTGAAGCCTTCTGCTTGTTTGTTGAGATGATGGCTCATGGTGTTTCTCCTATGAGTTCTACATATGCTGTTCTATTTGGAGCCATGGGTTCAGTTGCTTATCTTGATCAGGGGCGGCAATTACATGGTATGCAGTTGAAGACagtgtatgtatatgatttgaTTCTTGAGAACTCTCTAATTGCAATGTATGCAAAATGCGGGGAGATAGATGATGCATATAGGATATTCTCTAACATGACTTACCGGGACAAAATTTCTTGGAACACCATGATCATGGGCCTTTCAGATCATGGGATGGCCAACAAAGCTTTAAAAGTGTATGAAACTATGCTTGAATTTGGAATTTACCCAGATGGCCTTACATTCCTTGGTGTCCTGACAGCATGTGCTCATGTGGGTCTTGTTGATAAAGGGTGGGAGTTATTTCTTGCCATGGTTAATGCTTATGCTATTCAACCTGGTTTGGAGCATTATGTTAGTATTATCAATCTTCTGGGCCGAGCAGGAAAGGTGAAGGAAGCAGAGGAGTTTGTCTTGAGGCTACCAGTTGAACCAAATCATGCCATTTAG
- the LOC114418184 gene encoding probable GTP-binding protein OBGM, mitochondrial: protein MLVFQAKCIKHMEAFTQRFISRWSVTLYARYSDTPQKKSKLAPLQERRMMDQCKIFAKAGDGGNGCSSLRKGRPDGGNGGRGGDVILECSHRVWDFSGLQRHLIAEKGGPGSSKKLIGSRGADKVARVPIGSVVHLVNGDIPSVVKTQSATDVDPWDIPGALVDDFPNPGNGSTSSVTSGEVKAMHSTSCSSSQDEETDVKKSEKSRQVALTDVFSQLSTSNGAPEFGTEDIGEKQEILYNVAELTEEGQQIVIARGGEGGLGNVSCVKDSRKPVTMAFSCQHMDNVQDPDSVLSSQQAGSPGSETVLILELKSIADVSFVGMPNAGKSTLLGAISRAKPAVGDYAFTTLRPNLGNLNYDDLSITVADIPGLIKGAHQNRGLGHAFLRHIERTKVLAYVVDLAAALNGRKGIPPWEQLRDLILELEYHQDGLSKRPSLIVANKTDEEGAEEVYKELKRRVQGVPIFPVCAVLGEGIADLKAGLKMLVSSEMSSELCLDQILLA, encoded by the exons ATGCTGGTCTTTCAAGCAAAGTGCATTAAACACATGGAAGCTTTTACTCAAAGGTTTATATCTAGATGGTCCGTTACACTTTACGCTCGTTACTCTGATACTCCTCAGAAGAAGTCTAAGCTTGCTCCTTTGCAG GAGAGAAGAATGATGGACCAGTGTAAGATATTTGCAAAAGCAGGTGATGGAGGTAATGGTTGTTCTAGCTTGCGCAAGGGAAGACCTGATG GTGGCAATGGGGGGAGAGGTGGTGATGTGATTCTGGAATGCTCTCACAGAGTTTGGGACTTCAGTGGTTTGCAGCGTCACCTG ATAGCTGAGAAAGGAGGACCTGGATCATCAAAAAAGTTGATAGGTAGCAGGGGTGCTGATAAG GTTGCCCGTGTACCGATTGGCTCTGTAGTACATCTCGTTAATGGTGATATTCCTTCTGTTGTCAAAACTCAATCCGCAACAGATGTAGACCCTTGGGATATTCCCGGAGCACTTGTTGATGATTTTCCTAACCCTGGCAATGGTTCTACCTCCAGTGTTACTAGTGGGGAAGTCAAAGCAATGCATTCTACTAGCTGCTCCTCATCACAAGATGAAGAAACAGATGTTAAGAAATCTGAAAAATCAAGACAAGTTGCATTAACAGATGTATTTTCTCAACTCTCCACTTCTAATGGAGCTCCTGAATTTGGAACAGAGGATATAGGAGAGAAACAAGAGATACTATACAATGTTGCTGAGTTAACAGAAGAAGGTCAACAAATTGTCATTGCTCGTGGAGGAGAGGGTGGTCTGGGCAACGTGTCTTGTGTCAAAGATTCAAGGAAGCCTGTGACTATGGCATTTTCATGCCAACACATGGACAATGTTCAGGACCCTGACAGTGTTCTCTCCTCTCAGCAAGCAGGTTCACCTGGTTCTGAGACTGTTCTTATATTAGAACTCAAGAGTATTGCTGATGTGAGCTTTGTGGGAATGCCTAATGCTGGTAAAAGCACTTTACTTGGGGCTATATCAAGGGCTAAGCCTGCTGTTGGTGACTATGCCTTCACTACTCTTAGGCCAAATTTGGGGAATCTAAACTATGATGATCTCTCAATAACTGTGGCTGATATTCCTGGACTTATAAAAGGCGCACACCAAAATCGTGGACTCGGACATGCGTTTCTGCGCCACATAGAACGCACAAAGGTTCTTGCTTATGTGGTAGACTTGGCTGCTGCTTTAAATGGAAGAAAGGGAATTCCACCATGGGAACAGCTGAGAGACTTAATTCTAGAGCTAGAGTACCATCAAGATGGTTTATCCAAACGACCATCCTTGATAGTTGCAAATAAGACTGATGAGGAAGGTGCAGAAGAAGTGTATAAAGAGTTAAAGAGAAGGGTCCAGGGTGTTCCCATCTTTCCTGTGTGTGCTGTTTTGGGGGAAGGGATAGCAGATCTTAAAGCTGGACTTAAAATGCTTGTCAGTTCTGAAATGTCATCTGAACTTTGCCTGGATCAAATTTTGCTTGCTTAG
- the LOC114418202 gene encoding uncharacterized protein LOC114418202: MPTLICLELQYATLGMNEKLLLELQSIRISPESVPEMLQTDDEGICEDITWLEEHCQGQISNRKCLLDGLLKSASVTKELQEKDFEQNALDKLVMMAYEKYMVTFSLFSITFCI, encoded by the exons ATGCCTACCTTGATCTGTTTAGAGTTGCAATATGCCACCTTGGGTATGAATGAAAAGCTTCTCTTGGAGCTTCAAAGTATTCGAATTTCCCCAGAATCAGTG CCTGAAATGTTGCAAACAGATGATGAAGGAATTTGTGAGGATATCACTTGGTTAGAGGAGCATTGCCAAGGACAG ATCTCCAACAGGAAATGCCTGCTAGATGGATTATTGAAATCAGCTTCAGTGACAaaagaacttcaagaaaa GGATTTTGAACAAAATGCTCTTGACAAACTTGTCATGATGGCTTATGAGAAATACATGGTAACCTTCTCATTGTTCAGTATCACTTTTTGCATATAA